The proteins below are encoded in one region of Blochmannia endosymbiont of Camponotus (Colobopsis) obliquus:
- the gltX gene encoding glutamate--tRNA ligase yields the protein MKIVRTRFAPSPTGNLHIGSMRTALYAWLFAKQQNGKFVLRIDDTDVERSTKKNVNFIIKTMDWLNIDWDEGPYFQSKRFDRYNTVIDNMLVEGKAYKCFCSRDRLEVLRKMQIDKGLKPRYDGYCRYLKQTKNSLINKSYVVRFCNPSNGQVVFYDQIRGLIIFDNRELDDLIIRRSDGVPTYNFCVVVDDIDMKITHVIRGEDHINNTPRQINIFKALNAWIPVYAHVSMVFDVYGRKLSKRHSGLDIIQYWNSGFLPEAMLNYLVRLGWSYGDQEIFNVNQMKKYFSFNSVSKSPSIFDIKKLIWLNHYYIKNLPVSYVASRLRYYLDKQGINISNGPKLIDIVRLFSSRCKTLKDMAVACHYCYQDFSLFNNKMAEKYLCLDAAQPLIFVCKQLISLTTWDKNTINEVLIETISILKIQKSKLGMPLRVAITGSNQSPDLTSIIYIIGRFRSLKRIHIALHYILSCK from the coding sequence ATGAAAATAGTAAGGACTCGTTTTGCACCTAGTCCCACTGGAAATTTACATATTGGTAGTATGCGTACAGCTCTTTATGCTTGGTTATTTGCTAAACAACAAAATGGCAAATTTGTTCTTCGTATAGATGATACTGATGTAGAACGTTCTACTAAAAAAAATGTTAATTTTATTATTAAAACCATGGATTGGTTAAATATTGACTGGGATGAAGGTCCATATTTTCAATCAAAAAGATTCGATCGTTATAATACCGTTATAGATAATATGCTTGTTGAAGGTAAAGCTTATAAGTGTTTTTGTTCAAGAGACCGATTAGAAGTTTTGCGTAAAATGCAAATAGATAAGGGACTCAAACCTAGATATGATGGTTACTGTAGATATTTGAAGCAAACTAAGAATAGTTTAATAAATAAATCTTATGTTGTTCGTTTTTGTAATCCATCCAATGGACAAGTAGTATTTTATGATCAAATTAGAGGTTTAATAATATTTGATAATCGTGAGCTAGATGATTTAATTATTCGTCGTAGTGATGGGGTTCCTACATATAATTTTTGTGTAGTAGTAGATGATATTGATATGAAAATTACACATGTAATACGTGGTGAGGACCATATAAATAATACTCCACGTCAGATTAATATTTTTAAAGCGTTAAATGCATGGATACCGGTATATGCTCATGTATCTATGGTATTTGATGTGTATGGTAGGAAACTTTCTAAAAGACATAGTGGTTTAGATATTATTCAATATTGGAATAGTGGGTTTTTACCAGAGGCGATGTTAAATTATTTAGTTAGGTTGGGATGGTCTTATGGTGATCAAGAAATTTTTAATGTTAATCAGATGAAAAAATATTTTAGTTTTAATTCTGTAAGTAAATCACCAAGTATTTTTGATATAAAGAAGTTGATTTGGTTAAATCATTACTATATTAAGAATTTGCCTGTTAGTTATGTTGCTTCGCGCTTAAGATATTATTTGGATAAACAGGGAATTAATATTAGCAATGGTCCTAAATTAATTGATATAGTAAGGTTATTTAGTTCACGTTGTAAAACTTTGAAAGATATGGCTGTTGCTTGTCATTATTGTTATCAAGATTTTTCTTTGTTTAATAATAAAATGGCAGAAAAATATTTATGTCTAGATGCAGCTCAGCCGTTAATTTTTGTTTGTAAACAACTAATTTCATTAACTACTTGGGATAAAAATACAATTAATGAAGTTCTTATTGAGACAATTAGTATATTAAAAATACAAAAAAGCAAATTGGGCATGCCATTAAGAGTAGCTATTACTGGGTCTAATCAATCACCTGATTTGACTAGCATTATATATATAATAGGTCGATTTCGTTCATTAAAGCGAATTCATATAGCTCTACATTATATTTTAAGTTGTAAGTAA
- the ligA gene encoding NAD-dependent DNA ligase LigA, whose protein sequence is MSFSVDYLSEYYFLGRLFILNEFLYEWLFYMNFNKEYIDWLRKLLLRWNYFYYINNNPEVSDVVYDNTMKELCDLENKYLGCVSVRSPTQLIGGTLNTTFKKLRHLSPMLSLDNIFEKSEFLSFDKRLRVMLVDEVRISYCCELKLDGLAVNLVYKNGVFVSAATRGDGIYGEDITSNVRTISTIPSKFKITNNISFPDILEIRGEVFMLDIDFIALNEYLIKQGKKSFSNSRNAASGSLRQLNSAITAKRQLSFFCYGFGCVQGGNFPKQHWDRLQYCKFLGMPVSDYTRLCQNSGEVLQYYNDVQKMRSVLGFRIDGVVIKVNDISLQKKLGYSFKAPRWAIACKFPSKQKISKLYSVDFQVGRTGILTPVARIEQVLLSGVKISNVSLYNINEIQRLDLMIGDIVVICRIGDVIPRIIEVVKSYRKFNVVQPIKFPNYCPVCNTKIYRVVQQAVLRCHAGLFCSAQRKRSIQHFAARKAMNIVGLGSSLIDQLIENRLVYTPADLFYLNESQLLNLNNVGIKVVSNLLRSLNRAKCTTFSRFLYSLGIYKVGIVHAINLAIFYGTMDRLVNADIASLMRVQNIGRVVAGYVYRFFREQYNLKIVKELLSSSIGIYWLEVAPLSLHTNNIHSVFFGKNIVFTGSLSICSRRDVEDKLLLFGAQIHNNISSKTDLLIVGQSAGSKLQKAIQMNIKIMEEMELLNLLKIN, encoded by the coding sequence GTGTCATTTAGCGTTGATTATCTTTCAGAATATTATTTTTTGGGGCGTTTATTTATTTTGAATGAGTTTCTTTATGAATGGTTATTTTATATGAATTTCAATAAAGAATATATTGATTGGTTGCGTAAATTATTACTTCGTTGGAATTATTTTTACTACATAAATAATAATCCAGAAGTATCTGATGTAGTATATGATAATACTATGAAAGAGTTGTGTGATTTAGAAAATAAATATTTGGGTTGTGTTTCTGTACGATCACCTACCCAATTAATTGGGGGAACATTAAATACCACTTTTAAAAAACTACGTCATTTATCACCAATGTTATCATTGGATAATATTTTTGAAAAATCTGAATTTTTGTCATTTGATAAACGATTACGTGTAATGTTAGTTGATGAAGTTAGGATATCTTATTGTTGTGAATTAAAGTTAGATGGATTAGCAGTGAATCTTGTGTATAAAAATGGAGTATTTGTATCTGCGGCTACTCGTGGAGATGGTATTTACGGTGAAGATATTACTTCGAATGTACGTACAATTTCTACTATACCGTCTAAGTTTAAAATAACTAATAATATTTCATTTCCTGATATTTTGGAAATCAGAGGTGAGGTGTTCATGTTAGATATAGATTTTATCGCATTAAATGAATATCTTATAAAACAAGGTAAAAAAAGCTTTTCTAATTCAAGAAATGCTGCATCTGGATCTTTGCGTCAACTTAATTCTGCAATTACTGCCAAAAGACAATTATCTTTTTTTTGCTATGGCTTTGGTTGTGTGCAAGGAGGTAATTTTCCTAAGCAGCATTGGGATCGTTTACAGTATTGTAAATTTTTAGGCATGCCTGTTAGTGATTATACTCGTCTTTGTCAAAATAGTGGTGAAGTATTGCAATATTATAATGATGTACAAAAGATGCGTTCTGTTTTAGGTTTTAGAATTGATGGCGTTGTAATTAAAGTAAATGATATATCTTTACAAAAAAAATTAGGATATTCGTTTAAGGCACCTCGTTGGGCTATCGCTTGTAAGTTTCCTAGCAAACAAAAAATATCTAAATTATATAGTGTAGATTTTCAAGTTGGTCGCACTGGAATTTTAACTCCTGTTGCTAGAATTGAGCAAGTATTATTATCTGGTGTTAAAATAAGTAATGTAAGTTTATATAATATCAACGAGATTCAACGTCTTGATTTGATGATTGGCGATATAGTAGTTATTTGCAGGATAGGTGATGTAATCCCACGAATTATAGAGGTTGTTAAATCTTATCGAAAGTTTAATGTAGTGCAACCAATTAAGTTTCCTAATTATTGTCCGGTATGTAATACTAAAATTTATAGGGTAGTTCAGCAAGCTGTATTACGATGTCATGCAGGTTTATTTTGTAGTGCTCAACGCAAAAGGTCTATACAACATTTTGCTGCTCGTAAAGCCATGAATATTGTTGGTTTAGGAAGTAGTTTAATAGATCAATTAATTGAAAATCGTTTAGTTTATACGCCTGCTGATTTGTTTTATCTTAATGAAAGTCAGTTGCTTAATTTAAATAATGTAGGAATAAAAGTTGTAAGTAATTTATTACGTTCTTTAAATAGGGCGAAATGTACTACTTTTTCTCGTTTTTTGTATTCTTTGGGTATATATAAAGTTGGAATAGTTCATGCTATTAATTTAGCAATTTTTTATGGTACTATGGACAGATTGGTTAATGCTGATATTGCATCTTTGATGCGTGTACAGAATATTGGTCGAGTTGTTGCTGGTTATGTATATCGTTTTTTTAGAGAGCAATATAATTTAAAAATAGTTAAAGAATTACTTAGTTCTTCTATTGGTATTTATTGGTTAGAAGTTGCTCCTTTATCTTTACATACAAATAATATCCATAGTGTATTTTTTGGTAAAAATATAGTTTTTACAGGATCTTTAAGTATTTGTTCGCGCCGTGATGTTGAGGATAAATTGTTATTATTTGGAGCTCAAATTCATAATAATATTTCTAGTAAAACTGATTTATTAATTGTTGGTCAATCTGCGGGTTCTAAGTTACAAAAAGCTATACAAATGAATATTAAAATCATGGAAGAGATGGAATTGTTAAATTTATTAAAAATTAATTAA
- the cysK gene encoding cysteine synthase A, with translation MKNIYKDNSMTIGKTPLVRLNNIGNGHIFAKIESRNPSFSVKCRIGANMIWDAEKNNLLKPEIELIEPTSGNTGIALAYVAAARNYKLTLIMPNSMSQERRKLLKILGANLILTAGEKGMKGSIAKAEEIINKNPKRYLMLQQFNNPANPEIHEITTGPEIWKDINGHIDIFIAGVGTGGTITGVSRFFKKNHNEKKITIIAVEPTNSPVITQKLSGKKIQPGIHKIQGIGAGFIPKNLDLSLIDHVITISDDEAINTAKLLMKKEGILAGLSSGAAIASAIKLQQNKNYANKNIVTILPSAAERYFSTELFHNLE, from the coding sequence ATGAAAAATATTTATAAAGATAATTCTATGACAATAGGTAAAACACCATTAGTTCGCTTAAATAACATCGGAAATGGTCATATATTCGCAAAAATAGAATCACGTAACCCTAGCTTTAGCGTTAAATGTCGTATTGGTGCTAATATGATTTGGGACGCAGAAAAAAATAATTTACTAAAACCAGAAATTGAATTAATAGAACCAACTAGTGGCAATACCGGCATTGCATTAGCTTATGTTGCAGCTGCACGAAACTACAAACTAACACTTATCATGCCAAATAGTATGAGTCAAGAAAGACGAAAATTACTAAAAATATTGGGAGCAAATTTAATTCTTACAGCAGGAGAAAAAGGAATGAAAGGATCTATTGCTAAAGCTGAAGAAATAATTAATAAAAATCCTAAACGTTATTTAATGCTGCAACAATTTAATAATCCAGCAAATCCAGAAATTCATGAAATAACAACAGGTCCTGAAATATGGAAAGATATCAACGGACACATAGACATATTTATTGCTGGTGTTGGTACAGGAGGAACGATAACCGGTGTAAGTAGATTTTTTAAAAAAAATCACAATGAAAAAAAAATAACTATTATAGCAGTAGAACCGACTAATTCTCCAGTCATTACTCAAAAATTATCTGGAAAAAAAATTCAACCTGGAATACATAAAATCCAAGGCATTGGTGCAGGATTTATTCCAAAAAATCTTGACCTATCTCTTATAGATCACGTAATAACAATAAGTGACGATGAAGCTATTAATACTGCTAAACTTTTAATGAAGAAAGAAGGAATCTTAGCTGGATTATCATCAGGCGCTGCTATAGCTTCAGCAATAAAATTACAACAAAACAAAAACTATGCCAATAAAAATATTGTAACCATATTACCTTCTGCCGCTGAACGTTACTTCAGCACAGAACTATTTCATAATCTAGAATAA
- a CDS encoding HPr family phosphocarrier protein, with product MYQQKVIITTPNGLHTRPAVQFVKKAKSFISEIIISSNGKSANAKSLFKIQTLGLTQGSIINITATGEDEQEAVKYLVKLITELN from the coding sequence ATGTACCAACAAAAAGTTATAATCACTACTCCTAACGGATTACATACACGTCCAGCTGTACAATTTGTTAAAAAAGCAAAAAGTTTTATCTCTGAAATTATCATTTCTTCTAACGGAAAAAGCGCGAATGCAAAAAGCTTATTTAAAATACAAACTCTTGGCTTAACACAAGGTTCTATAATTAATATCACTGCTACAGGAGAAGATGAACAAGAAGCTGTTAAATATTTAGTAAAATTAATAACAGAACTCAATTAA
- the ptsI gene encoding phosphoenolpyruvate-protein phosphotransferase PtsI — protein MISGISVSPGIAFGKALVIKKEKIFINQKKIAINDIDNEIHRFLNGRTKTSQQLKKIKNKAGKTFGKKKEAIFEGHIMLLEDKELEQDIITLIKEDLITAEAAINSVIETQARALEQLNDEYLKERATDVRDIGNRLLRNVLNIPIVNLNNLNKKIILVTTDLKPSETVQLDLNNILGFITDDGGITSHTSIMARSLELPAIVGTGNITKKVCNNDFLILNAIHNEIYINPKTTIIKKLKILKKQYSFEQKELIKLKNLPAITLDGYQVEISANIGTINDITHAKNNGAKGIGLYRTEFLFMNRSSLPSEEEQFQNYKTIAESIFIDGVTIRILDIGGDKNLPYMKLPKEDNPFLGWRAIRIILDRKEILHTQLRAILRASAFGKLQIMYPMIISIEEVRALKTELDLIKIQLRKEKKNFDENIETGVMIETPAAATIAHYLAKEVDFFSIGTNDLIQYTLAIDRGNKLISHLYQPLSPAILLLIKQVIDAAHQEGKWTSMCGEMAGDERNTSLLLGMGLDKFSMNATSILKIKKIIRTTKLSDAKSLAKEALCVPTTKDLNNLINNFLDHDLKL, from the coding sequence ATGATTTCAGGAATCTCAGTATCACCTGGTATTGCTTTCGGTAAAGCATTAGTAATAAAAAAAGAAAAAATATTCATTAATCAAAAAAAAATTGCTATTAATGATATTGACAATGAAATACATCGTTTCCTCAACGGACGCACAAAAACTTCTCAACAACTAAAAAAAATTAAAAATAAAGCTGGCAAAACTTTTGGTAAAAAAAAAGAAGCAATATTTGAAGGTCATATAATGTTGTTAGAAGATAAAGAACTCGAACAAGATATTATAACACTCATCAAAGAAGATCTTATTACAGCTGAAGCAGCTATTAATTCAGTAATTGAAACTCAAGCGCGAGCTTTAGAACAACTTAACGATGAATATCTAAAAGAACGCGCTACCGATGTACGTGATATTGGTAATCGCTTACTACGAAATGTTCTTAATATACCAATTGTTAATTTAAACAATCTTAATAAAAAAATAATTCTTGTAACCACCGATTTAAAACCTTCCGAAACAGTACAACTTGACTTAAACAATATATTAGGATTCATTACCGATGATGGTGGAATCACTTCTCATACCTCAATTATGGCACGATCTCTAGAATTACCTGCGATTGTAGGCACTGGAAATATAACTAAAAAAGTTTGTAATAATGATTTTTTAATTTTAAATGCAATCCATAATGAAATTTATATCAATCCAAAAACTACAATTATTAAAAAATTAAAAATACTAAAAAAACAATATTCTTTTGAACAAAAAGAACTCATTAAATTAAAAAATCTTCCAGCTATTACCTTAGATGGATATCAAGTAGAAATATCTGCTAATATCGGAACAATAAATGATATCACACATGCCAAGAATAATGGTGCAAAGGGAATTGGATTATACAGAACCGAATTTTTGTTTATGAATCGCTCTTCATTACCTAGTGAAGAAGAACAATTTCAAAATTATAAAACCATAGCAGAATCAATTTTTATAGACGGAGTTACTATACGTATTTTAGATATAGGAGGAGATAAAAATTTACCTTATATGAAATTACCAAAAGAAGACAATCCATTTTTAGGATGGAGGGCAATTCGTATTATTTTAGATCGTAAAGAAATATTACATACACAATTACGTGCCATTCTACGTGCTTCTGCTTTCGGCAAATTACAAATCATGTATCCTATGATCATTTCAATAGAAGAAGTACGCGCCCTAAAAACAGAATTAGATTTGATAAAAATTCAATTACGCAAAGAAAAAAAGAATTTCGATGAAAACATTGAAACTGGTGTCATGATAGAAACACCAGCTGCAGCAACAATTGCTCATTATTTAGCTAAAGAAGTTGATTTTTTCAGTATTGGTACAAACGACTTAATTCAATATACTTTAGCTATAGATAGAGGAAACAAATTAATTTCTCACCTTTATCAACCTTTATCACCAGCCATACTCTTATTAATTAAACAAGTAATAGATGCTGCTCATCAAGAAGGTAAATGGACAAGTATGTGTGGAGAAATGGCAGGAGATGAAAGAAATACATCATTACTGCTAGGCATGGGACTAGATAAATTTAGCATGAATGCCACATCTATACTTAAAATAAAAAAAATTATCCGTACAACAAAACTCAGCGACGCAAAATCCTTGGCAAAAGAAGCACTATGCGTTCCAACAACAAAAGACTTAAACAATTTAATTAATAATTTTTTAGATCACGATCTAAAATTGTAA